In Micromonospora sp. NBC_01813, the following are encoded in one genomic region:
- a CDS encoding alpha/beta hydrolase, translating into MAPDTIVLVHGFWVTPRSWEHWISHYEAKGFRVLAPAYPGYEVEVEALNADPTPILQSTVPQIISHYEAIIGELENPPIIIGHSAGGAFTQILLDHGFGAVGVAINSAPTEGVRVVPLSQVKSTFPVLKSPSNRHKVVPLTFEQWQYAFTNTFTEEEGRALWQRYAIPANGGILWGSVLANFQPGHQDTWVDYRNDNRAPLLFVSGSEDHIMPPAIQASNAKHYKSNTITERLEYEGFAHLLPAQKGWENIADEVLDWALRHAR; encoded by the coding sequence ATGGCACCCGACACCATCGTGCTCGTCCACGGATTCTGGGTCACCCCCCGCAGCTGGGAACACTGGATCAGCCACTACGAGGCCAAAGGCTTCCGGGTCCTCGCACCCGCCTACCCCGGGTACGAGGTGGAGGTGGAGGCACTCAACGCCGACCCGACACCGATCCTGCAGTCCACCGTGCCGCAGATCATCAGCCACTACGAGGCCATCATCGGCGAGTTGGAGAACCCGCCGATCATCATCGGCCACTCGGCCGGCGGCGCGTTCACCCAGATCCTGCTCGACCACGGCTTCGGCGCGGTGGGGGTGGCGATCAACTCCGCACCCACCGAAGGCGTCCGGGTGGTGCCGCTGTCACAGGTGAAGTCGACGTTCCCGGTGCTGAAAAGTCCAAGCAACCGGCACAAGGTGGTGCCGCTGACCTTCGAACAGTGGCAGTACGCCTTCACCAACACGTTCACCGAGGAGGAGGGCCGGGCGCTCTGGCAGCGGTACGCCATCCCGGCCAACGGCGGCATCCTCTGGGGCAGCGTGCTGGCGAACTTCCAGCCCGGCCACCAGGACACCTGGGTTGACTACCGCAACGACAACCGGGCTCCGCTGCTGTTCGTCTCCGGAAGCGAGGACCACATCATGCCGCCGGCGATCCAGGCGTCCAACGCCAAGCACTACAAGTCGAACACCATCACCGAACGGCTGGAGTACGAGGGCTTCGCCCACCTGCTGCCCGCCCAGAAGGGCTGGGAGAACATCGCCGACGAGGTCCTCGACTGGGCGCTGCGGCACGCCCGGTGA
- a CDS encoding alpha/beta fold hydrolase, producing the protein MPYVSAADGAQIFYKDWGPGTGRPVVLSHGWPLNSDSWQVQALFLAANGFRVIAHDRRGHGRSTQTWDGNEMDTYADDLATLLDTLDLRDVTLVGFSTGGGEVARYVGRHGTGRVAQVVLVSAVPPLMLQTPDNPGGVPIEVFDGLRASSLADRSQTYRDLADGPFFGNNRPGVTVSQGIRDAFWLQSMASGHRNAYECIAAFSATDFRPDLDAIDVPTLVIHGDDDQVVPFTVGGQASAARVKNARLLVYPGAPHGITDTHPEQLGRDLLDFLTSTS; encoded by the coding sequence ATGCCGTACGTGAGCGCCGCCGACGGTGCGCAGATCTTCTACAAGGACTGGGGGCCCGGCACGGGTCGACCGGTCGTGCTCAGCCACGGCTGGCCGCTCAACTCCGACAGCTGGCAGGTCCAGGCATTGTTCCTGGCAGCCAACGGATTCCGGGTGATCGCCCACGACCGGCGCGGCCACGGCAGGTCGACCCAGACCTGGGACGGCAACGAGATGGACACCTACGCCGACGACCTGGCCACCCTGCTCGACACCCTGGACCTGCGCGACGTCACCTTGGTCGGCTTCTCCACCGGCGGCGGTGAGGTGGCCCGGTACGTGGGCCGGCACGGCACGGGCCGGGTCGCCCAGGTGGTTCTCGTCTCGGCGGTGCCGCCGTTGATGCTGCAGACGCCGGACAACCCGGGCGGCGTACCGATCGAGGTGTTCGACGGTCTGCGGGCGAGTTCGCTGGCGGACCGCTCCCAGACCTACCGGGACCTGGCCGACGGGCCGTTCTTCGGCAACAACCGGCCAGGCGTGACCGTTTCGCAGGGCATCCGGGACGCGTTCTGGCTGCAGAGCATGGCATCGGGGCACCGCAACGCGTACGAGTGCATTGCCGCGTTCTCGGCCACCGACTTCCGCCCCGACCTGGACGCTATCGACGTCCCCACGCTGGTCATCCACGGCGACGACGACCAGGTCGTCCCGTTCACGGTCGGCGGCCAGGCATCCGCCGCCCGGGTCAAGAACGCCCGGCTCCTCGTTTACCCCGGTGCGCCGCACGGCATCACCGACACGCATCCCGAGCAGCTCGGCCGAGACCTGCTCGATTTCCTGACCTCGACTTCCTGA
- a CDS encoding helix-turn-helix domain-containing protein has product MLVLDTQALPVTDRAEAFQATVSANCSSSMASFEDPSAIQAKMTVSDFGAAKVFNIDASGTTLRRTPAMSRTSTETSIVLALPMRTENHLSWAREERLYGPRDLILVDLSLPYVYGWQGGGASYALHVDVDQLGVPRDLIHAAAREPRRSPLYELVRDHVARVTAQAEQLAGGPGAAELGAASAELMRALVVSAAGGGRRLSDAMQSSMQARVQAYVRNNLRDPELTPARIAAANAISLRALYKLYEAMGQSLEQSIIEQRLQGARIDLTASHRRFTSIAAVARAWGFSNPSFFATKFRQAFGVTPRQLVAAGATPGRRDLVRSAPGSGPG; this is encoded by the coding sequence ATGCTCGTTCTCGATACGCAGGCACTGCCGGTCACCGACCGCGCCGAAGCGTTCCAGGCCACGGTCAGCGCGAACTGCTCCTCCAGCATGGCGTCGTTCGAGGACCCGTCGGCGATCCAGGCCAAGATGACCGTCTCCGACTTTGGCGCCGCGAAGGTCTTCAACATCGACGCGTCCGGCACCACGCTGCGCCGTACCCCGGCGATGTCCCGCACCAGCACCGAGACGTCGATCGTGCTGGCCCTGCCGATGCGTACCGAAAACCACCTGAGCTGGGCCCGGGAGGAACGGCTGTACGGTCCCCGTGACCTGATCCTGGTCGACCTGTCGCTGCCCTACGTCTACGGCTGGCAGGGCGGCGGCGCCTCGTACGCCCTGCATGTCGACGTCGACCAGCTCGGCGTCCCCCGCGACCTGATCCACGCCGCCGCCCGGGAACCCCGACGCAGCCCGCTCTACGAACTGGTGCGTGACCACGTCGCCCGGGTGACCGCCCAGGCGGAGCAGTTGGCCGGCGGCCCCGGCGCGGCAGAGCTCGGGGCCGCCTCCGCCGAGCTGATGCGGGCGCTGGTGGTCTCCGCGGCCGGCGGCGGCCGGCGGCTCAGCGACGCCATGCAGTCGTCGATGCAGGCCCGGGTCCAGGCGTACGTCCGCAACAACCTGCGCGATCCCGAGCTGACCCCGGCCCGGATCGCCGCAGCGAACGCCATCTCGCTGCGCGCCCTCTACAAGCTGTACGAGGCGATGGGGCAGAGCCTGGAACAGTCCATCATCGAGCAGCGGCTGCAGGGTGCCCGGATCGACCTGACCGCCTCGCACCGCCGGTTCACCTCGATCGCCGCCGTCGCCCGCGCCTGGGGATTTTCGAACCCGAGCTTCTTCGCCACCAAGTTCCGGCAGGCCTTCGGCGTGACGCCCCGGCAGCTGGTGGCGGCCGGCGCCACCCCCGGCCGCCGTGACCTGGTCAGATCGGCTCCCGGCTCCGGCCCCGGCTGA
- a CDS encoding helix-turn-helix domain-containing protein yields MPYVLDTTDIPQPDRIEAVYLAMMYASAPCHVIHEDPDGDIHCRMELWDLGNANLFISRSSGIRLLRTAKQAKQDAMPVVALSVQRQAHGHLEQYRHLQVVPPGGLLAVDLSGPYDYSWSGDGAAGCIQIPSDQLGLPIDVIRQAIHRLRASPLYGMVTDHIANLTRDPARITADPTAAAVITASVELVRALLASAAHTDRLTSQVLAETLLTRVRTYGRQHLADPDLTPSRIAAAHNVSLRHLYKVCAQADLSLEQWIISERLHHAWHDLRRPENRHRPVAVIAHRWGFRDPTHFTRRFKARYGVSPSELRRSPAETPQP; encoded by the coding sequence ATGCCGTACGTTCTCGACACCACGGACATTCCGCAACCGGACCGCATCGAAGCCGTCTACCTGGCGATGATGTACGCCTCGGCACCGTGCCACGTCATCCACGAGGACCCCGACGGTGACATCCACTGCCGGATGGAGCTGTGGGACCTGGGCAACGCCAACCTCTTCATCAGCCGCTCCTCCGGCATCCGACTGCTGCGTACCGCCAAACAGGCCAAACAGGATGCGATGCCGGTCGTCGCGCTGTCCGTCCAGCGGCAGGCCCACGGACACCTCGAGCAGTACCGGCACCTGCAGGTCGTCCCGCCGGGCGGGCTGCTCGCCGTCGACCTGTCCGGCCCCTACGACTACTCGTGGTCCGGCGACGGGGCGGCCGGCTGCATCCAGATCCCCAGCGACCAGCTCGGACTGCCGATCGACGTCATCCGGCAGGCCATCCACCGGTTGCGGGCCAGCCCGTTGTACGGCATGGTCACCGACCACATCGCGAACCTCACCCGGGACCCGGCGCGGATCACCGCCGACCCCACCGCCGCAGCCGTGATCACTGCCAGCGTCGAACTCGTCCGGGCGCTGCTGGCTTCGGCCGCCCATACCGACCGGCTGACCAGCCAGGTGCTCGCCGAGACGCTGCTCACCCGCGTCCGCACGTACGGCCGGCAGCACCTGGCCGACCCGGACCTCACACCCAGCCGGATCGCCGCGGCGCACAACGTCTCGCTGCGGCACCTGTACAAGGTGTGCGCGCAGGCCGACCTCAGCCTCGAGCAGTGGATCATCAGCGAACGGCTGCACCACGCGTGGCACGACCTGCGTCGACCGGAGAACCGGCACCGGCCGGTCGCGGTGATCGCCCACCGCTGGGGGTTCCGCGACCCGACGCACTTCACCCGGCGGTTCAAGGCCCGCTACGGCGTCTCGCCAAGTGAGTTGCGGCGCTCGCCGGCGGAGACGCCCCAGCCCTGA
- a CDS encoding type II toxin-antitoxin system PemK/MazF family toxin — protein sequence MKRGQIWTLLCGGSQHRVLVISNDEYNAVEELPVWALVVVRDVPHPNHLAVRLGDDDPLGGAFVRIHSVVQILDRSALRDNHGFVSPATMLAVEDAVREFLELP from the coding sequence GTGAAACGCGGACAGATCTGGACACTCTTGTGCGGTGGCAGTCAGCATCGCGTACTGGTCATCAGCAACGACGAGTACAACGCCGTCGAGGAGCTGCCGGTCTGGGCGCTCGTCGTCGTGCGCGACGTGCCACACCCCAACCACCTGGCGGTACGCCTGGGCGACGACGACCCCCTCGGCGGCGCATTCGTCCGGATCCACAGTGTCGTGCAGATCCTCGACCGCAGCGCGTTGCGCGACAACCACGGATTCGTCTCGCCCGCCACGATGCTCGCCGTGGAGGACGCCGTCCGGGAGTTCCTGGAGCTGCCCTGA
- a CDS encoding DUF2332 domain-containing protein: MAVRTADVYVDFARRQASGVSPSYERLAYAVARDDDLLALLDSLPPPTRQPNLLFGVVRLLGGPVDDPVAFHDFTVANWPVIEAQLRRRLTQTNEAGRCAVLLPVLAALPQPLALLEVGASAGLCLYPDRYAYRYDGGPILGEGAPVLGCATTGVALPGIRPEVVWRAGLDLTPLDVTDAADIAWLDALIWPEQEHRRARLAAAAAVAAADPPLLVRGDLVDDLPALAASAPPDATLVVFHTAVLYHVPAARRAAFVDLVRGLPGHWVANEGPDILRHDALPPPPDDTLHNVLALDGRPLAWTRPHGQGITWFG, translated from the coding sequence CTGGCGGTGAGGACCGCTGACGTGTACGTCGACTTCGCCCGCCGGCAGGCGTCCGGAGTGTCGCCCAGCTACGAGCGGCTGGCGTACGCGGTCGCCCGCGACGACGATCTCTTGGCGCTGCTCGACTCGTTGCCTCCGCCGACCCGGCAACCCAATCTGCTGTTCGGGGTGGTCCGGCTGCTCGGCGGGCCGGTCGACGACCCGGTCGCGTTCCACGATTTCACGGTGGCGAACTGGCCGGTGATCGAGGCGCAGCTGCGCCGCCGCCTCACCCAGACGAACGAAGCGGGCCGGTGCGCCGTACTGCTGCCGGTGCTGGCGGCGTTGCCGCAGCCGCTGGCGTTGCTGGAGGTCGGCGCCTCCGCCGGTCTGTGTCTCTACCCGGACCGGTACGCCTACCGCTACGACGGCGGGCCGATCCTGGGGGAGGGTGCGCCGGTGCTCGGCTGTGCGACGACCGGGGTCGCGCTGCCGGGTATCCGGCCGGAGGTGGTGTGGCGGGCCGGGCTGGACCTGACCCCGCTGGACGTGACCGACGCCGCCGACATCGCCTGGCTCGACGCGTTGATCTGGCCGGAGCAGGAGCATCGGCGGGCCCGGCTGGCGGCTGCGGCGGCCGTGGCGGCGGCCGATCCACCGCTGCTGGTCCGCGGCGACCTGGTCGACGACCTGCCGGCGCTGGCCGCGTCGGCACCACCGGACGCGACGCTGGTCGTGTTCCACACCGCCGTGCTCTACCACGTGCCGGCGGCGCGCCGGGCGGCCTTCGTCGACCTGGTACGCGGCCTGCCCGGCCACTGGGTGGCGAACGAGGGTCCGGACATCCTGCGTCACGACGCGTTGCCGCCGCCACCGGACGACACGTTGCACAACGTGCTGGCCCTGGACGGCCGCCCGCTGGCCTGGACCCGGCCACACGGCCAAGGGATCACCTGGTTCGGCTGA
- a CDS encoding vitamin B12-dependent ribonucleotide reductase — MLLHQVFSFNSPVWFNVGTASPQQVSACFILSVDDSMDSILDWYKEEGLIFKGGSGSGVNLSRIRSSKELLSSGGTASGPVSFMRGADASAGTIKSGGATRRAAKMVILDVDHPDIEEFVQTKAREENKIRALRDAGFDMDLGGADIVSVQYQNANNSVRVSDEFMRAYEDGGSFDLRGRLDGSVIDTVDAKKLFGTISQAAWECADPGLQYDDTINDWHTCPETGRITASNPCFTGDTLVHTDKGLIRFDALVDRTRQGESFGVYTHDATNPDAPADQVVLTRPEAVMITGTNEITRLEFSNGMVLRCTPNHRIWTTNRGYVEAKDLTPDDQILPLNQPTPATAASWEFRMRADAQVSPGDVVPTKWQRESRLPEKWTEDFAHLLGWLVGDGSVRQGTPGVRGDNPNASWVYSQTDPNEIVQRHQSVLESIVGLRFRPMQMPNGTVQLRSSRTAVVDFLTGLGVSTARAVDKRLPSSVLEAPPEIQAAFLRGLFDADGCAAETANGTRYVGLGAVSIELLREAQRLLSGFGIGSRIYATREAGDTTFRCTAKNGDEREYHGKQLYDLRISGENIPLFASRIGFDHSAKAQRVARWLEQHRFYRTDQTAKLVSREFDGFETTYNLSEPRNHSYIANGVVVRNCSEYLHLDNSSCNLASLNLMKFLRADGGFEVEKFVRSVEFVITAMDISICFADFPTQKIGETTRAYRQLGIGYANLGALLMASGMPYDSEAGRSYAAAITSVMTGTAYRRSAELAGVVGAYDGYARNAEGHKRVMRKHAAASDEIRPTNPTATALAREAARQWEMGNKIGEKNGWRNSQASVLAPTGTIGLMMDCDTTGVEPDLALVKFKKLVGGGSMQIVNQTVPRALRSLGYPEEQVEAIVEHIADHGHVVDAPSLRTEHYPVFDCAMGERSIAPMGHVRMMAAVQPFISGAISKTVNMPEAATVADVEKIYYQGWKLGLKALAIYRDNCKVGQPLSVAKSDKSKAVAAAAEQAKVVETIVEKVVEYRPVRKRLPKKRPSETVSFSVGGAEGYLTASSYPDDGLGEVFLKMSKQGSTLAGVMDAFSVAISIGLQYGVPLETFVAKFTNMRFEPAGMTDDPDVRMAASVMDYIFRRLALDFLPYDRRAELGIFTAAERTAQMRAEAEAENEASASELSAMAVSAPVEPRIEPKAPSSVEAGGGTSTLPAAATPAPSSVHSSTELLEAVIGKAADAPLCFTCGTKMRPAGSCYVCEGCGSTSGCS; from the coding sequence ATGCTGCTGCACCAGGTGTTCAGCTTCAACTCCCCGGTCTGGTTCAACGTCGGCACCGCCTCACCTCAGCAGGTATCAGCTTGTTTCATCCTTTCTGTGGATGATTCGATGGATTCCATCCTCGATTGGTACAAAGAGGAAGGGTTGATCTTCAAGGGTGGCTCCGGTTCCGGCGTCAACCTGTCCCGGATCCGCTCCTCCAAGGAGCTGCTCTCCAGTGGTGGCACCGCCTCCGGCCCGGTCAGCTTCATGCGCGGCGCCGACGCCTCGGCCGGCACCATCAAGTCCGGTGGCGCCACCCGCCGGGCTGCCAAGATGGTCATCCTCGACGTCGACCACCCCGACATCGAGGAGTTCGTGCAGACCAAGGCCCGCGAGGAGAACAAGATCCGGGCGTTGCGCGACGCCGGGTTCGACATGGACCTCGGCGGCGCGGACATCGTCAGCGTCCAGTACCAGAACGCCAACAACTCGGTACGGGTCTCCGACGAGTTCATGCGGGCGTACGAGGACGGCGGCAGCTTCGACCTGCGCGGCCGGCTCGACGGCTCGGTGATCGACACCGTCGACGCCAAGAAGCTGTTCGGAACCATTTCGCAGGCCGCCTGGGAATGCGCCGACCCCGGTCTGCAGTACGACGACACGATCAACGACTGGCACACCTGCCCGGAGACCGGACGCATTACCGCGTCCAATCCTTGCTTCACCGGCGACACGCTGGTCCACACTGACAAGGGGCTGATCCGGTTCGACGCACTCGTCGACCGGACCCGGCAGGGCGAGTCGTTCGGCGTCTACACCCACGACGCCACCAACCCGGACGCCCCCGCCGACCAGGTCGTGCTGACCCGTCCCGAAGCGGTCATGATCACCGGGACGAACGAGATCACCCGGCTCGAGTTCAGCAACGGCATGGTGCTGCGCTGTACCCCGAACCACCGGATCTGGACCACCAACCGTGGGTACGTCGAGGCCAAGGACCTCACCCCGGACGACCAGATTCTGCCGCTCAACCAACCGACGCCGGCGACCGCCGCGTCCTGGGAGTTCCGCATGCGCGCGGACGCCCAGGTGTCACCCGGCGACGTCGTGCCGACCAAGTGGCAGCGTGAGTCCCGGCTGCCGGAGAAGTGGACCGAGGACTTCGCACACCTGCTCGGCTGGCTGGTCGGCGACGGCTCGGTCCGCCAGGGCACCCCGGGTGTACGCGGCGACAACCCGAACGCCAGCTGGGTCTACAGCCAGACCGACCCGAACGAGATCGTCCAACGCCACCAGTCCGTGCTGGAGAGCATCGTCGGTCTGCGGTTCCGGCCCATGCAGATGCCCAACGGCACCGTGCAACTGCGCAGCAGTCGTACCGCCGTGGTCGACTTCCTGACCGGGCTCGGCGTGAGCACCGCCCGAGCGGTGGACAAGCGACTGCCGTCGTCAGTGCTGGAAGCGCCGCCCGAGATCCAGGCGGCATTCCTGCGCGGGCTCTTCGACGCGGACGGCTGCGCCGCCGAGACCGCCAACGGCACCCGCTACGTCGGGCTCGGCGCGGTCTCGATCGAGCTGCTCCGCGAGGCACAGCGCCTGCTGAGCGGGTTCGGCATCGGCAGCCGGATCTACGCCACCCGCGAGGCCGGCGACACCACCTTCCGGTGCACCGCCAAGAACGGCGATGAGCGGGAGTACCACGGCAAGCAGCTCTACGACCTGCGGATCAGCGGGGAGAACATTCCCCTGTTCGCCAGCCGGATCGGGTTCGACCATTCGGCCAAGGCGCAGCGGGTGGCCCGTTGGCTCGAGCAGCACCGGTTCTACCGGACGGATCAGACCGCGAAGCTGGTCAGCCGTGAGTTCGACGGTTTCGAGACCACCTACAACCTTTCCGAGCCGCGCAACCATTCGTACATTGCCAACGGTGTGGTAGTCCGCAACTGCTCGGAATACCTTCACCTCGATAATTCTTCGTGCAATCTTGCGTCGCTTAATCTGATGAAGTTCCTGCGGGCCGACGGTGGCTTCGAGGTGGAGAAGTTCGTCCGCTCCGTCGAGTTCGTCATCACCGCGATGGACATCTCCATCTGCTTCGCCGACTTCCCGACGCAGAAGATCGGCGAGACCACCCGCGCGTACCGGCAGCTCGGCATCGGCTACGCCAACCTCGGCGCGCTGCTGATGGCCTCCGGCATGCCGTACGACTCAGAGGCCGGCAGGTCGTACGCCGCCGCCATCACCTCGGTGATGACCGGTACGGCGTACCGCCGCTCGGCCGAACTGGCCGGCGTGGTCGGCGCCTACGACGGCTACGCCCGCAACGCCGAGGGGCACAAGCGGGTGATGCGCAAGCACGCCGCCGCCAGTGATGAGATCCGCCCGACCAACCCGACCGCCACGGCGTTGGCCCGCGAAGCCGCCCGGCAATGGGAAATGGGCAACAAGATCGGCGAAAAGAATGGCTGGCGCAATTCCCAGGCGAGTGTACTCGCGCCCACTGGGACCATCGGTTTGATGATGGATTGCGACACCACCGGAGTCGAGCCGGATCTGGCGCTGGTCAAATTCAAGAAATTGGTCGGCGGCGGCTCGATGCAGATCGTCAACCAGACGGTGCCGCGCGCGCTGCGTAGCCTCGGCTACCCGGAGGAGCAGGTCGAGGCGATCGTCGAGCACATCGCCGACCACGGGCACGTGGTGGACGCGCCGAGTCTGCGTACCGAGCACTACCCGGTGTTCGACTGCGCGATGGGGGAGCGGTCGATCGCGCCGATGGGGCACGTGCGGATGATGGCGGCGGTGCAGCCGTTCATCTCCGGCGCGATCTCCAAGACGGTCAACATGCCGGAGGCGGCGACCGTCGCCGACGTGGAGAAGATCTACTACCAGGGTTGGAAGCTGGGGCTCAAGGCGCTGGCGATCTACCGGGACAACTGCAAGGTCGGCCAGCCGCTGTCGGTGGCCAAGTCCGACAAGTCCAAGGCGGTCGCTGCCGCCGCCGAGCAGGCCAAGGTGGTCGAGACGATCGTCGAGAAGGTCGTCGAGTACCGCCCGGTGCGTAAGCGGCTGCCGAAGAAGCGTCCGTCGGAGACGGTCTCCTTCTCGGTCGGCGGTGCCGAGGGCTACCTGACCGCGTCGTCGTACCCGGACGACGGCCTCGGTGAGGTCTTCCTGAAGATGTCGAAGCAGGGTTCGACGCTGGCCGGGGTGATGGACGCCTTCTCGGTGGCCATCTCGATCGGCCTGCAGTACGGCGTGCCGTTGGAGACCTTCGTGGCGAAGTTCACCAACATGCGCTTCGAGCCGGCGGGCATGACCGACGACCCGGATGTGCGGATGGCGGCGTCGGTGATGGACTACATCTTCCGGCGGTTGGCATTGGACTTCCTGCCGTACGACCGCCGGGCCGAACTGGGAATCTTCACCGCCGCCGAGCGGACCGCGCAGATGCGGGCCGAAGCGGAGGCGGAGAACGAGGCGTCGGCGTCGGAGCTGTCGGCGATGGCGGTGTCCGCGCCGGTCGAGCCGAGGATCGAGCCGAAGGCGCCGTCGTCGGTCGAGGCGGGCGGCGGTACGTCGACCTTGCCGGCCGCCGCGACGCCGGCCCCGTCGTCGGTGCATTCGTCGACGGAGTTGCTGGAGGCGGTGATCGGCAAGGCGGCCGACGCCCCGCTCTGCTTCACCTGTGGCACCAAGATGCGCCCGGCCGGAAGCTGCTACGTCTGCGAGGGCTGCGGCTCCACCTCCGGCTGCAGCTGA
- the nrdR gene encoding transcriptional regulator NrdR: MRCPYCRHADSRVVDSREAEDGQLIRRRRSCPECGKRFTTVEEAVLAVVKRSGVTEPFSRTKIMGGVRKACQGRPVDDDAIALLAQKVDETVRAKGAAEIPSHDVGLAILGPLRELDEVAYLRFASVYRSFDSLDDFEREIGTLRAAATAKLADADAVPTGPATG, from the coding sequence ATGCGCTGCCCGTACTGCCGGCACGCCGACTCGCGCGTCGTCGACTCGCGGGAAGCCGAAGACGGTCAGCTCATCCGCCGCCGACGCTCCTGCCCCGAATGCGGCAAACGCTTCACCACCGTCGAGGAAGCAGTCCTCGCCGTGGTCAAGCGCAGCGGCGTCACCGAGCCGTTCAGCCGGACCAAGATCATGGGCGGGGTACGCAAGGCGTGCCAAGGGCGTCCGGTGGACGACGACGCCATCGCCCTGCTGGCCCAGAAGGTCGACGAGACCGTCCGGGCCAAGGGTGCGGCCGAGATCCCCAGCCACGACGTCGGGCTGGCGATCCTCGGGCCGCTGCGGGAGCTCGACGAGGTGGCGTACCTGCGGTTCGCCAGCGTCTACCGGTCCTTCGACTCGCTCGACGACTTCGAACGCGAGATCGGGACGCTGCGGGCCGCCGCCACGGCGAAGTTGGCCGACGCCGACGCGGTGCCGACGGGCCCGGCTACCGGCTGA
- the lexA gene encoding transcriptional repressor LexA, whose protein sequence is MRGRRSGRSGEPRLRAVTSVVSTFPEPVAAELTVRQRRILEFIRSWVDRHGYPPSVREIGEAVGLVSPSSVAYQLKEMERKGFLRRDPNRPRAVDVRPMGDAADDEAARASRPTPAYVPMLGRIAAGGPILAEQAVEDVFPLPRELVGEGEVFMLQVKGDSMIDAAICDGDWVVVRQQPTADSGEIVAAMIDGEATVKTYRRRDGHVWLMPHNAAFDPIPGDEATIMGRVVAVLRRV, encoded by the coding sequence ATGCGCGGCCGCCGTTCCGGGCGGTCTGGCGAGCCTCGGCTGCGTGCCGTGACTTCTGTGGTGAGCACCTTCCCTGAGCCGGTCGCCGCCGAGTTGACCGTCCGGCAACGCCGGATCCTGGAGTTCATTCGGAGTTGGGTGGACCGGCACGGATATCCGCCGAGCGTCCGCGAGATCGGCGAGGCGGTTGGTCTGGTCTCCCCGTCGAGCGTCGCCTACCAGCTCAAGGAGATGGAGCGGAAGGGCTTCCTGCGGCGGGACCCGAACCGACCTCGCGCGGTGGATGTGCGTCCCATGGGCGACGCCGCCGATGACGAGGCGGCACGAGCCTCACGGCCGACACCGGCGTATGTGCCGATGCTGGGCCGGATCGCCGCCGGTGGGCCGATCCTGGCCGAGCAGGCAGTGGAGGACGTCTTCCCGTTGCCGCGTGAGTTGGTCGGCGAGGGCGAGGTGTTCATGCTCCAGGTCAAGGGCGACTCGATGATCGACGCCGCGATCTGCGACGGGGACTGGGTCGTGGTGCGTCAACAGCCGACGGCCGACTCGGGGGAGATCGTCGCGGCGATGATCGACGGCGAGGCGACGGTGAAGACCTACCGCCGGCGGGACGGGCATGTCTGGCTGATGCCGCACAACGCGGCGTTCGATCCAATCCCGGGTGACGAGGCGACCATCATGGGTCGCGTGGTGGCGGTGCTCCGGCGGGTCTGA